Genomic window (Helianthus annuus cultivar XRQ/B chromosome 3, HanXRQr2.0-SUNRISE, whole genome shotgun sequence):
GGTCTGATTTCAAAGATTGGCCCCTTGAAGCTCTTAATGAGGAAGTTAATAGAATTGAAAAGATGAATAAAGATCCTCAAATGCCAAAATCTGCTCCCAACTGGAAACAATACAAAAAGGTTGAAGTAGATGAAGTGTTGAAGTACAAGAGAATGAAGGCAGAACTTGTAGCAGCTAAGGTTGGGACTGCTAGACAAATTGGAAAATGGTCTAGGCAATATATTGATCGAGCTTACAATAAGTTAGAAGAGCGAAGAAAGACAGATCCATCCCTTCCTAAAAAGCCAGTATACAAAGATGAAACCACTGTTAGACATCGGCAGACCATTACATCTAAAAAGCTGTTCTCATCAGCATATGTATCCATCGCTGCCTTgaaccaaagaaaaagacaacaactgATGGATGGGGAAGATGAAAATAGGTATGCTGAGTATAGAAAAGAGTCTATCAGAAATCAGTTACGATATGGATTGGATGATGCTTCGTTGCAATTACAAGCTCAAGTTGCTCAATCACTTCAGAAGTTGGCAAGGAGGCCTCAATCGCCAAACTCCACTCAAATAaacttctcccaagaaacccatcagatccaaaaatagtaaagtggaagtctgacaaacagacccatgaaTTGACTTTGATCAAGTCTGATGGTAGTGTTGAAAAGATATCAAGGGAGAATGCACTTGGTTTGAATCCAGTTGACCTCCAAGATCTTTTTAACCTTCAGCTtgatagggatgaagatgatactgattccttggattttgagctccaatcCAAAGGGCAAATCTGGGAAATgttgatgagagaataaagatcTGCTGATTTCTAAAGTCTGCTGAATCCTTGATTTAGTTTTGCTGAAAGTTGTTGAGGCAGGTGATTGTGTGTTTTTAGTTAACGTTTGTTGAACCttaagttgtattcaaattctatTAAGTACCTATGTCTATAAACAGTTTATATTGTCTTTTTGGGTAAACAGTTACATTGTATGTAATTGATATATTAACCGATAatctatgtttatagttgtcttttagctataatagataacacgttttggtacaatatttATACACGTATCTATATGTTCtattaatatgtgttatgcatggttgtCTAAGAAACGCCCCGTGTTTGCAACTCTCATTTTTAATGAGAGTACTAAATtctttgttaataacattatCTCTTAACATTTGTTTACTAACCTTTGTAATTTTGGTTGACTGACCTTTTTAACATGggttgactaacatctgatacttactatctatccatctggcaagctctgttggagataatggataaCAGTTTTTAGaaaagtctgttggaaagcaacagaggtttttaacagttaatagacaacagtggtttgctatcaacataatggaattgctgttgaataaacctattgaccattagtttatatcaattttgtaagtctgcactaattatttttttactctctgttaATATGTGTTATGTATGGTTTTTTAAGAAACGatccgtgtttgcacacgggtcttaccgctagtaatTAATTATAGTTTGACTCTATGGCCAATAAAATTTGGTATGATATTGACATTTGGCTATTTCTCTCTCCTccttaaaaatctcattctttcTACTCCTTAAAACTCttgggtctgtttggtatggggtaatggaatggacgaaggaatggaatagacgaggtaatggaatggacgagggaatgcaatggatcattaccattccatgtcttgtttggttaccatgtgtgaatggaatgagttattattgtgtattgttcggtaggcaagaacaacggagtaataaaatcagcggttagtggtggtggtggtggtggtcggtggtagtgattgtggatGGTTATAGGTGAcggtggtgggtgtcggtggcggcgaagggtggtggtggtggcggcgagtggcggtgtGGCGGCGACGACGAGTGGTGATAGTGGCAAGGtggtcgttggtggtgggtgggagcagaggtggcggttggtggcggcggcggcggttggtggtggcgatggtggtggcgtcgacgatggttGTGGGCGGCGGCGGCGAGTGTCGTTAGCGGttggtcgcagctgtgggtgataacggtggcgagtgggtggcggcggcagcggtggctgtcggggtcaggtcgtggcgggtggcggcgatggcgtcggtgatgggtggtggtggtggtgggttgtggcgaaggtggtgggttgtggtgttgttgatgaatggtgcaaggggggatggaatggaaaaaaacatggggggtggaaggaatgattttgagggaatggaatgcattttggaatgggtgattccattccattgaccaaccaaacacgcTTTTCTTtattccctcgtaatcatccattccattccacccctcattcctgcataccaaacactacctcaCTCTAACTGTACTTTGAATCTTAAAATGTTATTAATAGTTAACATTCAACAACTTTATTAAATACATTGTCTCTTTTTAATTAAAACCATAAACAAGAGTATGTATATATATTCCaccatttttaattaaaaaatagatAACACAAAAACTCTCTTGCTATGAAGATTTTGAAGATTTTCCACTAAGTTCCTTTTATCTAATCTTTTAGTAGTCTCTTTTTATACAATAATATTTTAGTATATTCAAACATTAATTCCGTTGTTAATGTTTTTTTATTagatataaattttttattaatTCACGTATTATATCCAACATTAATTCCGCtgttaatattttttattagatATATTTTTTATTGGTTCACGTATTATTAGTTCAATATGCCAATCAATATGAATTTATAAAGAGTAGAACCTGTTTTGTTAAATATGACAATCAATATGAATTCAGAAATAGTAGAACCTATTTTGTTGCAACTTTCCATGTTTATGTATCCATAAATATAATATCTAATTTATTATAACACCTATACATGAGTAATATCTACGATTTTCTTTTGTGGTTTATTTGATGTTATGATTTTTTTTAGGTAAATATTTAGTTTAACAACAGAAAAAGGATGACTAGTTTATCAAGTTTATTCACCGATGAGGTATGatcttaggctatagggtgtggtcatgacccttatGATGATTATGACCCTCCACATCAGCGCCATGTCATCCACTTCTAATCaatcattcaaaaccactaccctaagggtgtggtcatgacccaaaccattattttcttattttaatttattcttgtgaaaaggaaagaaaatatttaaaaaggaaagtaggctcatggttgccatggtttaatccatgccaaccatggtgGATGAGACAAGGGGATGGTGTAGCAATCCATTCATGATCCTATGTGGCATTAATGACCCAACCCATGctccccacaccctttagccttatGATATTTAGTTTTATTGTTATATAGAAGTGTGAGTTAGTTGAtttttaaatctaattttttaacccaatctatttatttatttaaggtATTTAGATCTCGTGAAGATCCAACGACTTGGGTGCAGAATGTGGCACGCTCTCTTGGTTTTGTTATTGTTACTATACGATCAAGGACAAGCCTTGTTGGCTATATTTCAAACATTGTACTTGGTTGTGAGCGTGGTGGTGTGTCTCGAAGTAAAGATATAGGAAAAGATATTGGAACCAAAAAAATTAATTGTCCATTCGAATTGGTGGGAAAGTATTAAAAGAAGAATGATGTTTAGAAGTTAAAAGTCGTATGTGATGAACATAATCATCCGCCCGCATTGTATATGGAGGGACATGCACAAGCAATGAAATTGTCTTCTAACGAAAATCGTTTGGTGCAATATTTGACACGGTTAAATGTAAAACCGCGTGATATTCTGTCAACGTTGAAGAAGCAAATGAAAAAAAATGTATCTATTCTAAAGACCATATACAATGCTCATTACAAGTTTCGCAAGACCGAGCAAGCAAGTAGAACCCCAATGCAGAATCTTATGAACACTTTGCAAAGCAAAGGGTACGTTTTTTACTATCGTGTACACGACATTACTAATGAGTTGGAAGAATTATTCTTTGTCCATCCAACATCATTAACTATATGGCAGGCATTTCCAAATGTGGTGTTGATGGATGCTACATATAAGACAAACAAATATAATTTGCCCTTTTTTGAAATCGTTGGTGTTACTTCTACCAATAAAACATTTTCTATTGCATTCGCGTTTATAAACAAAGAAAAGGCAAACAACTATATCTGGGCATTAACTCGTCTGCAATTGACTATTAATGATTCTTTTTGCCCTCGTGTTATTGTTACGGATAGAGACCTTGCTTTAATGAAAGCATGTGCGGAAGTGTTTCCACAAAGTAATCATTTACTTTGTAGATGGCATATCCAAAATGATATCATAAAGCATTGCAGACCACGTATTAGGTCGCAACAGACCTGGGTTCATTTTCTTTGGATGTGGAATATATTAGTTACATCTCCAACGAACACTGCATACATGCAAAACTATGTTGACCTTCAAGCTTTATTGTTTGAATATCCAGGTATATGTTGAAATCTACTATTTAACAAGTATTCATTCAATTTAAATTATTAACTTTTTTGTCTACACTTTTTAGGCGTTCTTCATTACTTGCATACTACCTGGCTGGATAACTATGCATAAAGGTTTGTGTTACTATGGACAGACAAGCATATCAACTTTGGAAATTCAACAACTAACAGAGTTGAAAGCCAACACGCTAAACTAAAAAAGCATTTGGATACAGCAAAATGTGATCTAGACAGATTCATACACGCTATTGAAGATATTGTGAATTCACAAGAAACCGCTATTAAAGACAGTATTGAAAGAAGCAGACATATCCGCAAGAAAAAATATAACTACCCAATATTTCAACAATTGCACAATGTTGTTTCGCaccataccatgaagattttctTAGCTGAAATCCATCGGTCAAGAGACTATGTGCTAACTGTGGACAATTGTGGTTGCCAGATACGATCATGTTTTGGGTTACCGTGTGCCCATGAACTTGCAATGTATGCCTCCGTAGGTATACATTCTCCACTATATTCAGTTGATATTACATCATTTTCAATAATTTATTataattttatatgtaatttatttGGATGTAGGGTTGCTATTCCATTCGAATGCATTGACCCTTTTTGGACAAAGCTTGATTTATTACCGTCCGTATATGTGGAATATGGTGATCTTGGTTATGAGAAGGATATGGAgttatttaaataaacttttaaCAAGCAATCAAAACTTGTCAAGTCAAGCTTGTTAAGAAAGCTAAGAGGGATTTTCGATCCATCTACAAATTTGATTGTTGAACCCGTGGTTAAGAAAAATAATCCTGGACGGCTAAAAAAGAAACATGTTAATCCTCCGACTCGAGTTCCGCATAGACACAACTTTTCAAATTTTGGCGGGTTAAATTTTGAAGACATAAAACAAGAACCAGCAAGACATAGTTCATTCTTAATGGACTTAAAGGAAGAGCCATTAGGGCAATGTTCATACATGTGGGACATGAATGAGGAGCCGGTGGACAACATCCCATATTCAAGCTTTCAATCATTTTATATGCATCCATTAATGGAAGAAATTCCTAAAATCTTTCATCCTTATGTCATACATATAGAAGATGTTGTGGGTGATGGAAATTGTGGATTTAGAGCAATAGCTGCTTGTCTTGGGTATGGTGAAGACCAGTGGCTCTACGTTAAAGAACAATTGTTACACGAGTTATTAGATGCATACATTGGCAATGAAACGGTTTTAACTAGTGGAATCAATGAAGTAAATCTTTCATTGTTATTCTCACAATCACCTGCACCACGACAACATTGGATGGTTATGCCTGAGACTGGTATCTTGATTGCCAACAAATTTGGTGTGGTCCTCAATTGCTTAAGCAATGAAGGTTGTATAACTTGCTTTTCTATTTGGAAAGGCCCGGAACATTTTCAGCACCATAAGACGATAACAATTGCACACGTGTATGGTAACCATTATGTAATGGTACAGTTAGAAAGAGAGTACCCTATGCCTCGCATTTCAGCGTATTGGATTCGTTACAGAGCCCCATCTGCAGTTGGATGGCAACACATGTATACGCAACGTCTACAACTTTATGAACAACTCAATCCTTGTGATCGCGATAACGCTTTTATACATATTGAGGAAAGTTGTTAGTTTTTATCTTATATTTTTATGTTATCGAAGATATTTATATAAAAGTATCATTTTGTTTGTGTTAATGTATTCTTTTTCAactttattatataaaaatttatagaaaaaatgagtaaaaataaatataacaacATATTCTAATAGAAAATTAACCGTTAACATGAAAAAAATCTGAAATATTAAAAAATAGATTATAGTATTGGTAAATAATTATAATTAGGTAATAAGTATGTTGGTATTACTATATAATAATTACACTAATAATCTCATTGCACCATAGTCTATTTTCTTTTAGCATCCTTATCTATCATAATTAATTATAGTTGCGAATAAAATTTTTTCTCACATTTGAGACATATTGTATTGAAATGATGGGTGAGTATGTACAAAGCAACACCCTTATAGGAAGCCAAATGTTCACAAGTAAGATAAGACATATTGTATTGAAAGATGGGTGAGTATGTACATTTAGGCCATCGTGTAGAACAAACAATTTAAAAAGCGTGAATAACATCTATATGAAAATGGATGTTATTTCATTCATAAGTCACAACTTGTTGAAAAGCAATCAAAATTTTAGCATTTAGATAAAGATAATATCCTATGCTTGAATTATAATACAACCTTAAAAAAGGGTCAAGGGTCCGTATAGGGTACTTTTCTACCTTTCAGTCTATCGGTACTTTTCTACCTTTCAGTCTATTAGATGGTCACGTTTATGAAAAGTCAAGAATTTGTTTTCTTTCTAAtgatatattaattaatatattaatattcaTTATTTTTTAACATATTGTTTTCCTTTTGTTTTAGTAGTAATTGTTTGTGTTGTTAAATATTCAATTATCCTATTATTTAGTTTTAATGAATTTAAATAATTTTCACGGGCCTTGATGTGACCTTAACTTTGTGGGCGGTGATGGAGCTTAAACAAAAAATTGGTAGGGTTCAGTTTATCAAAACCAAATCAGTAAGAACTGGATTcttaaaaatttaatattttatactaaaaataaaattaaaaaaaaaaatactaaaaataaaaatagaaacttTTTGATAAAACTAACATTAGAACGAAAAATCAATAAAGACCAGACATCCCGACCTCGATAAAGCTCCGCGCATGTTTGTGTGAAAAATATTGTGACCACGTGTAATAATTCATTGCACAAAGAAGTTCATGTAGAACTTACACGTGTGATAATTCATTGCACAAAATCAGAAAGAAGTTCACGTAGAACTTATTATTCAGTTTGGTAGCTTTCACACACACAAAGGTTTATCAATTATTACCatctatatatttttaaatttacTTTATGTATATGTAACTTGTATACTAAGCTTAATTTATTTTATTCTTTAGGCAATATCAATGTTTAAAATGCCTACGATATCAGTCTCTTGTTCATCAATGAAGACATATATAAGATTTTTTCAGTTTCCCTAACATTTAGTTTATGCGACAcgtggtgatgatgggagacaaggcgagtaggcggcgatcgctagtttGATCCTtaaactgagcgggttttacctcacctgtcacaccccgatatttccacgtattaccggtgggcctggtggggagtatcgtggcGTAGTTGATATCAACATAGTCAAATattcacagttcaatgcacagcggaagtctaaagtatTAATTATACAAACCGAATTGAAAGTAAcataaaatattacacaacggattgtaagtggatccacaggcggatctaaaataaaaagaaatattgttcaacggatttaagcatcaaaagcttgcaagactctttatttgatactaggagtagccagcccatTACGCGTAGTAcatgcacttaacctttttgaaaaatacgtcagtttacactggtaaatacaattaactgactctttttgaaaagtgtttataaaatttgatttaaatgcacaaggcacaaaattcCTTTtcaacttgggacaattatttaaataatcttgtatacagttttacatgtttgtcgtcCATTCGGGgcccggttagaagagccggattagattaattgacacaccacaagTATATGCCCACAAGAGATGTGAGATACCGtttatacatacgcaactgtcaggtgtatgcctacaccccgtgcttaagccgtggccatttcttaataaatgagccgaggatatccaggacatggtcattaaccccccaaaggcattgcatcaaacaaaacagattaaaacgggttgtTTCAATAGCTTAACCACTAattgattaaacattcaatacccgaccaagcggtattattataataccgtatcccaagcccgtataacggaaaataagttaaaagtatttaccttagctaaaaataaaattttaataccAGCCGTATATCaatcagcaagtacagatagcttttaccgggctcctaatctggaacgaaggttttaataacctattagattcctaacgggtcttattaaagttataacttagaccggttagttttaaagaaagatatacggttcaaaacgcaagattaagtgAAGTCCGGATTAAAATgggatttagacccgacaagtatgaggacttgtataaaatgggtaaactaaatacattctggattttaaagtaaaaatgataaggtttgacccgtttcggttaatttatgcaaactagttacataaactatACCGAACAcgaaaatgcataacgggtaaccaaatgagtcatgtacatgttccacaagttaatatgctttaaatatgttatgatatcagtatgatatcttccattatgcccaaaacgaatttaaaatcaatttaagccccgtaggggtattttggtcattttaaagcttataaaagaggttaaatagtaatcagaggttctggtctaaaataatcagtaaaatatttattttaacaagttaTCAGTAAgttatcatacatatgtgaattttatcatttatggtcaaactatgcaccgtaaggggattttggtcatttcacatatgctttaagggttaaatttggaaatctgagttcaaaacttttacttactgctaaagtataaaaatttgcttataatatcagtaggtaatgagtCTTAGGTGTCAAATatagttttaacccatactatgcgtttaaaaagcgtaaaagtcggtatttgacgatttTCGGGCTATTTAAGGAAAtatgagattttgatcagtcactaaagcttaaaatattttattaaacatatgaaatcagtaggaaaagatttggtatcaaaatgttatgtaaaactcattttatcaaGAAAAAGGGCAATTTCGTCAATACCGAATTTTCATTAAAACTCTATAATATAATCaatataaaatttaataaaaaatttcaaaaatacctaaatattatattatattatatcagtgggtagaaagtttggtgtcaaaatttgggtttaaacttgatttatactaaaaatgctatttaattaataaaaatctttCATTTTACGATATCGCGTATAACTTCTATTTTAGACCacgaactgatgtcaaatttttaggacatgtttataaatcagaaataaaggtttttgtcctctcacattttcaaaaatcccgtttttATATCAAAATGGCATAacagtcaacttttaagcatttaacggagcATGCAATTGATTCGGATTTTAGAGGAACCATATTGTATAATCTCAGatggttatactaacatgtaacatggtcctaaaggaatcctaaggcatatctaaactaagctaaattgggtcagaactgaaagtcaaaccaaaagtctacttttg
Coding sequences:
- the LOC110928405 gene encoding uncharacterized protein LOC110928405; the protein is MDLKEEPLGQCSYMWDMNEEPVDNIPYSSFQSFYMHPLMEEIPKIFHPYVIHIEDVVGDGNCGFRAIAACLGYGEDQWLYVKEQLLHELLDAYIGNETVLTSGINEVNLSLLFSQSPAPRQHWMVMPETGILIANKFGVVLNCLSNEGCITCFSIWKGPEHFQHHKTITIAHVYGNHYVMVQLEREYPMPRISAYWIRYRAPSAVGWQHMYTQRLQLYEQLNPCDRDNAFIHIEESC
- the LOC110928404 gene encoding protein FAR-RED ELONGATED HYPOCOTYL 3-like, whose product is MEGHAQAMKLSSNENRLVQYLTRLNVKPRDILSTLKKQMKKNVSILKTIYNAHYKFRKTEQASRTPMQNLMNTLQSKGYVFYYRVHDITNELEELFFVHPTSLTIWQAFPNVVLMDATYKTNKYNLPFFEIVGVTSTNKTFSIAFAFINKEKANNYIWALTRLQLTINDSFCPRVIVTDRDLALMKACAEVFPQSNHLLCRWHIQNDIIKHCRPRIRSQQTWVHFLWMWNILVTSPTNTAYMQNYVDLQALLFEYPDKHINFGNSTTNRVESQHAKLKKHLDTAKCDLDRFIHAIEDIVNSQETAIKDSIERSRHIRKKKYNYPIFQQLHNVVSHHTMKIFLAEIHRSRDYVLTVDNCGCQIRSCFGLPCAHELAMVAIPFECIDPFWTKLDLLPSVYVEYGDLGYEKDMELFK